The region AAAATCTCGGATATGATGCGAAGCCAAAAGCTGAAGCAGCAGAGAAACAAACACACAAAGAAAAAGAAATGAAGAGTATGAAGACAAAATTAATCGTTTCAACCGTGTTAGCGGCGCCGTTATTGGTGACGATGTTGGATCATTTATTTAATATGTCGATACCGGGTATATTTATGAATCCATGGTTCCAATTTGCTTTAGCAACACCCATTCAATTTATAATCGGTTGGCAATTCTATGTTGGCGCCTATAAGAACCTTCGTAATGGTGGAGCGAACATGGATGTCCTTGTTGCATTAGGCACAAGTGCAGCTTATTTCTATAGTTTATACGAAGCATTTAAGACCATGGGCAACCCTGAATATATGCCGCATTTATACTTTGAAACAAGTGCCATTTTAATCACGTTGATCTTATTTGGTAAATATTTGGAGGCTAGAGCAAAAAGCCAAACAACGCATGCACTATCTTCTTTACTCAATTTACAGGCGAAAGAGGCACGCGTTATAAAAAATGGCGAAGAAGTGATGATACCAGTCGAGGAAGTGGCCGAAGGGGATCGCTTAGTTGTAAAACCCGGGGAGAAAATACCCGTTGATGGTATCGTTGTAAAAGGAAGAACATCCGTCGATGAATCGATGATTACGGGAGAATCCATTCCGATTGAAAAGGAAGTAGACGCACCTGTGATTGGGTCAACGATAAATAAAAATGGATCAATAGAAATGGAAGCGACAAAAGTAGGTAAAGATACTGCCCTTGCGTCGATCGTAAAAATAGTTGAGGATGCCCAAGGCTCAAAAGCACCAATCCAACGATTAGCTGATATCATTTCAGGTTATTTCGTACCGATTGTTGTAGGAATAGCCATTTTCACATTTATCGTATGGATCGCATTGGTCCAGCCTGGTCAGCTTGAACCAGCCTTAGTTGCAGCGATTGCTGTCCTGGTTATTGCCTGTCCCTGTGCTTTAGGACTCGCAACCCCTACTTCTATTATGGTTGGAACAGGAAAGGCTGCAGAGAATGGGATCTTATTTAAAGGTGGAGAGCATCTCGAGCGTACACATGAATTAAACGCAATCGTGCTAGATAAAACGGGGACCATCACAAAAGGAAAACCTGAAGTCACAAACTTTACTGGCGATGAGGAAACACTACAGTTACTCGCGAGTGCTGAGAAAGGTTCTGAGCACCCGCTTGCAGAAGCTATTGTGGCTTATGCAACGGAAAAAAATATGACATTCGTTGATGTCGACAATTTCACTGCCATACCCGGACAGGGTATCGAAGCTAAAATTTCAAACAAGCATATTCTTGTTGGTAATCGAACACTCATGCAAAATCATCAAGTCGATGTTGGTGGGGCGGAACAAGCATTAATTGATTACGAGGTTGAAGGAAAGACAGCGATGTTAATTGCGGTTGACGGCCAGTATCGTGGCATTGTTTCCGTTGCAGATACAATTAAAGAAACAGCACCACAAGCGATTAGAGAGTTAAAAGAGGAAGGCTTAGAAGTGATCATGTTAACAGGTGATAACGAGCGAACTGCACAAGCCATTGCAAAACAGGTTGGCATCGACAAAGTCATCGCTCAAGTTTTACCTGAAGAAAAAGCAGATAAAGTGAAAGACATTCAGGATAAAGGTAAAAAAGTGGCAATGGTCGGAGACGGTGTAAATGATGCCCCGGCATTAGCAGTCGCCGATATAGGGATTGCCATTGGTACCGGAACCGAAGTAGCCATTGAAGCGGCTGATGTCACGATTCTTGGTGGTGAGTTATTGCTTATTCCAAAAGCGATCAAAATTAGCCACGCCACTATTAAGAATATCCGCCAAAACCTCTTCTGGGCCTTCGGTTACAATACAGCAGGAATCCCGGTTGCAGCGGTCGGATTACTTGCACCATGGGTTGCTGGTGCGGCAATGGCATTAAGTTCGGTTAGTGTTGTCTCTAACTCACTACGCTTAAAACGAGCAAAGTTATAAAAAGACCCATTTAAAGGAGGTGAAATTGTCATGGAGAAAACGTTAAACGTTCAAGGGATGACATGCGGTCATTGCAAGATGTCAGTTGAAGGTGCATTAAAAGAATTAGATGGCGTGTCATTAGCTGAAGTTAATTTAGAAGCTGGTAATGTAGATGTGACTTTTGATGAATCAAAAGTAAATGTTGACGCTATGAAAGAAGCTATTGAAGAACAAGGATTTGATGTTGAAGCCTAAAAATTAGACACAACTAACAGGGAGATTATAATAAATCTATAATAAAACGGATGGTCAGTTCCTTTAGTGGGACTGACCTCGTTTTCTATTAAGAGTGGTTTTAGGAGATCCCTGAAAGAGAAGTTCTTGAAAGACAAGCTTTTTAAAAAAATAAACATAAACCGTTTCCTAGGGTGCCTCGTCTAATCTATAGAGGAAAGGGGGGCTAAAACTTGTGGAAGAGATAAACCATCGTTTATCAGCAGAGGCTGAATTCGACTTCACAGAAACAAAAGATATCAGTCATGTCATGGACACCATTATGACTGCATATGGACAAGACATCCTACAGCTAGTGTATACATACGTGCAAGATGAAGGGATAGCTGAAGACCTCACCCAGGATATCTTCTTGAAATGCTATAGCAACCTAGATCAATTCAAACAACGGTCACGACTAAAAACGTGGTTATATCGGATTGCTATCAATTCTTGTAAGGATTATTTAAAAAGCTGGTCTCACCGCAAGTTTACCTTGCAGAACACGATCTTGAATGTCCTTTCAACGAAAGACAAAGATGTGGATGAACAAGTGATTCAAAAGGACGAAGAAGCGAGATTAGCAGAAGCGGTCATGGCCTTACCGGTCGTCTACCGTGAAGTCATTTTTCTCCATTACTTTGAAGCGTTTACGGTCCATGAGATTGGTCAGGCAGTAGGTAAAAGTCCTAATACGATTAAATCTCGTCTTAAGCGGGCAAGGACACTTTTAAAAGAAAAGTTAGGACCAGAGCAGGAGGAGGGGTAGAGGTGAATACAGAGCATAGACTTAATAACTTGAAGAAAGCGATGGAAAGACACACATTTAAGCGCTTATCCTTTACCGAGGATAGAAGGGAAGCGATTCAGACATGTATGGCAAATACGGGCCAGCAGAATAAAGCATTATGGTCGAAGGATTTGCTATTGATCGTTTTGGACATCCTCAAAAACCACTCTCAGCATGGTTATGCTATTCTTAGTCAACTACGCCAGCATCACATACAAACTTTTGACGGTCGAGAAGGAAACATATATAAGCTCCTTCATGAGCTTGAAAGAGACGGTATCCTCTATGCTGAGTGGCGAGTCGATGCGTCTGAAGGTCATCAAGATACGAAAAGCCCCACATCTCATACGAGTGATCCTAAACAGGTCAGTGAGTCGAAGTCGGAGGCTCATCAGGTGGCGCGCAAGTACTACAGCTTAACGTCTAAAGGAAAAAGGCAGCTGACTTCTTACACAGCAGAAAAAATGGAACGTCAGTCAGTGACCGCGGAGAGGCTAAGGGGGAGAACGGTATGAATGAATCAAAGATTAATCGTTTCCAGTCCTTCATTCGACAGGTATGTGAACAGATGAAGGCTAAAGAAGCCCGTCCTCATGTCGCAAGAGAAATACGTCAACACCTAGAGGAGAAGTGTACGGCGTTGCAGCTTGAGGGATACTCACGGGAAGAAGCCGAGGATCTCGCCGTAAAGGAGATGGGCAATCCGATTGACCTAGGGCAGGATTTTAATAAAATTCATAAACCTCGCATTGATTGGGGTTTAAGTCTATTATTTATACTCATTCTTGGCTTAAGCATGGTGCCAATCTATGTCCTATCCGTAGAGTCGGGTTTACAGCTGTCTTTTGAAAAAAAGGTCCTATCAACTGCTATAGCAATAGCGGTAGCTTTATGTTTATTGTTTTTTCCTTATAGCGTGCTTCTGAAGTGGGGCGTTTGGTTTTATACCGGTGGCATTCTCCTCATCATACTAATGGAGAATTATGGCACTCAGGTTGAGTGGAAGAAGATGTTCATGATATTCGGTTTAGGGGTGGATCATAATGTGGCTTTATTTTTATTCTATCTCGGTGGCGCTGCAGTATTAAGCCGTGTGAGGGTATATCACACACTGCCCCAGAAAATAAAATTATTAGTCATACTGTGCTTACCGTTGATTCTCTTACTTTTTAGTCGAT is a window of Caldalkalibacillus salinus DNA encoding:
- a CDS encoding heavy metal translocating P-type ATPase, which gives rise to MGKTNHATLGITGMTCAACSTRVEKVLNKMDGVEAQVNLTTEKATVDYDSEKASIEDITKKIENVGYGVLMEKTELDVFGMTCAACSTRIEKVLNKQEGVKSASVNLTTESASIEYNPGLVNPKAIIEKIKNLGYDAKPKAEAAEKQTHKEKEMKSMKTKLIVSTVLAAPLLVTMLDHLFNMSIPGIFMNPWFQFALATPIQFIIGWQFYVGAYKNLRNGGANMDVLVALGTSAAYFYSLYEAFKTMGNPEYMPHLYFETSAILITLILFGKYLEARAKSQTTHALSSLLNLQAKEARVIKNGEEVMIPVEEVAEGDRLVVKPGEKIPVDGIVVKGRTSVDESMITGESIPIEKEVDAPVIGSTINKNGSIEMEATKVGKDTALASIVKIVEDAQGSKAPIQRLADIISGYFVPIVVGIAIFTFIVWIALVQPGQLEPALVAAIAVLVIACPCALGLATPTSIMVGTGKAAENGILFKGGEHLERTHELNAIVLDKTGTITKGKPEVTNFTGDEETLQLLASAEKGSEHPLAEAIVAYATEKNMTFVDVDNFTAIPGQGIEAKISNKHILVGNRTLMQNHQVDVGGAEQALIDYEVEGKTAMLIAVDGQYRGIVSVADTIKETAPQAIRELKEEGLEVIMLTGDNERTAQAIAKQVGIDKVIAQVLPEEKADKVKDIQDKGKKVAMVGDGVNDAPALAVADIGIAIGTGTEVAIEAADVTILGGELLLIPKAIKISHATIKNIRQNLFWAFGYNTAGIPVAAVGLLAPWVAGAAMALSSVSVVSNSLRLKRAKL
- the copZ gene encoding copper chaperone CopZ, with the protein product MEKTLNVQGMTCGHCKMSVEGALKELDGVSLAEVNLEAGNVDVTFDESKVNVDAMKEAIEEQGFDVEA
- a CDS encoding sigma-70 family RNA polymerase sigma factor, with translation MEEINHRLSAEAEFDFTETKDISHVMDTIMTAYGQDILQLVYTYVQDEGIAEDLTQDIFLKCYSNLDQFKQRSRLKTWLYRIAINSCKDYLKSWSHRKFTLQNTILNVLSTKDKDVDEQVIQKDEEARLAEAVMALPVVYREVIFLHYFEAFTVHEIGQAVGKSPNTIKSRLKRARTLLKEKLGPEQEEG
- a CDS encoding helix-turn-helix transcriptional regulator; its protein translation is MNTEHRLNNLKKAMERHTFKRLSFTEDRREAIQTCMANTGQQNKALWSKDLLLIVLDILKNHSQHGYAILSQLRQHHIQTFDGREGNIYKLLHELERDGILYAEWRVDASEGHQDTKSPTSHTSDPKQVSESKSEAHQVARKYYSLTSKGKRQLTSYTAEKMERQSVTAERLRGRTV
- a CDS encoding FtsW/RodA/SpoVE family cell cycle protein translates to MNESKINRFQSFIRQVCEQMKAKEARPHVAREIRQHLEEKCTALQLEGYSREEAEDLAVKEMGNPIDLGQDFNKIHKPRIDWGLSLLFILILGLSMVPIYVLSVESGLQLSFEKKVLSTAIAIAVALCLLFFPYSVLLKWGVWFYTGGILLIILMENYGTQVEWKKMFMIFGLGVDHNVALFLFYLGGAAVLSRVRVYHTLPQKIKLLVILCLPLILLLFSRYLMYALMYISAIAAMLLVSKIDRKTLLHLSVGILVCTGLITTFFLMNVQYVYNRLAGFFSSASHPQAGGYQLNMSKVYLQEASWLNIPWQAPELSRLPDAHTNFIFVSVVHMFGWLVGILFVAILLFIIIRMGYAAIKTKDPFGRSLVVGGATMLLVATLWHVLMTFGLVPITSVSLPFISYGGIQLLFYSTLVGIILSVYRRKDLFPEEDHLSH